In Paraburkholderia terrae, a genomic segment contains:
- a CDS encoding DUF995 domain-containing protein → MANPIALGNAPHPGSGRPLPLTRDQLIALMPGATMLRTNTAGALREWVNVPNGTLTVYWGGGGFAQSHSASGKWSVTNDGRFCLQIDWEDKPENWCRFLESTSKKGTYQPIPDIADDKWTPPTDQTDWRPLTIRH, encoded by the coding sequence ATGGCCAACCCCATCGCCCTGGGCAACGCACCGCACCCGGGCAGCGGCCGCCCTCTGCCACTGACCAGAGACCAGCTGATTGCGTTGATGCCGGGCGCCACCATGCTGAGAACGAATACGGCAGGCGCCCTGCGAGAATGGGTCAACGTCCCCAACGGGACACTGACTGTCTACTGGGGGGGCGGTGGTTTTGCCCAGTCGCACAGCGCAAGCGGCAAGTGGAGCGTAACCAATGATGGCCGCTTTTGCCTCCAGATCGATTGGGAAGACAAGCCTGAAAACTGGTGCCGCTTTCTGGAGTCAACGTCCAAAAAAGGCACGTATCAACCGATCCCGGACATCGCAGACGATAAATGGACTCCGCCGACGGATCAGACCGATTGGCGCCCGCTAACCATTCGCCACTAG
- a CDS encoding UPF0182 family protein, with product MPPQVISRARVRRTAITVATGIVCLVVIGRVTRVLVDWLWFSSVGHVGVFWTILDARVLLFVAVFAASAVTIGVSGFLAHRYARRFGPIHAGPVSSTAALEVIDELANEVAPRIPWRYAIAGVAVLLALLIAAGEVSNWDIVLRFLYQVPFGECDPVFGKDIGFYLFSLPVYVALKNWLLQVLFGSAVVAGAVYGLRGDLATGKPPHVLSRAAATHGSALLGLFFLVKAGSYWLDRFLLLYGDNGVVVGASYTDVHVELPVLWLLIGLAIGASVVSWANMRWRSYRIPAVTVLLVFGSSVVFAVIYPAMFQRFYVKPSELRLETPYIEHNIALTRKAYGLAQIAVRPFAAQQGLNLASLQSNRATIENIRLWDLQPLMDTYAQLQEIRTYYRFLSVDIDRYWLDAGYRQVMLSARELDTAMLPANAQTWVNLHLLFTHGNGVVMSPVTEKSAEGLPSLYLQDIPPVSNGGPAIREPRLYFGQGVQGYVIVMGSVPEFDYPQGKENVYAAYSGRDGIGIGSTARRILFAWQLGDPNILLTSYITDKSRILLHRNIEERVRTVAPFLEFDHDPYLVVSGGRLFWILDAYTTSRWFPYSQPATGDGTNYIRNAVKVVVDAYNGTVEFFVSDPVDPILRTYQRIFPGLFRPLDAMPQDLRQHIRYPEDLFLIQAQLYRTYHMEAPEVFYNREDLWQFPRELAGIDAGNTPGAQMTPYYMIMRLPGEQRAEFVLLLPMVPSQRENMIAWLAARCDPSEYGKLIVYTFPKDKLVYGPFQIEARIQQNTEISQQISLWNQMGSRVIRGHLVVVPIENSILYVSPLYLRAASGQLPELKRVIAAYGERVVMQETLAQALAALFEETSPAISKSSGTADARAREALAHYNRALERLKAGDWSGFGLELDALRPLLESLDNGRPQNKK from the coding sequence ATGCCGCCGCAAGTGATATCTCGCGCGCGCGTCAGACGCACCGCGATCACCGTTGCAACGGGCATCGTCTGCCTGGTTGTTATCGGGCGCGTCACGCGTGTCCTGGTCGACTGGCTGTGGTTCTCTTCGGTTGGACATGTCGGCGTTTTCTGGACAATTCTTGACGCCAGGGTCCTCCTGTTCGTCGCCGTGTTCGCCGCCTCGGCAGTCACCATCGGGGTATCCGGGTTTCTTGCGCATCGTTATGCGAGACGCTTCGGTCCCATCCATGCAGGACCGGTTTCTTCGACGGCCGCGCTTGAAGTCATCGACGAACTGGCCAATGAAGTCGCACCTCGTATTCCATGGCGCTACGCCATCGCCGGCGTCGCCGTCCTGCTCGCGCTGTTGATCGCAGCCGGCGAAGTCTCGAACTGGGACATCGTGCTTCGCTTCCTTTATCAAGTGCCGTTTGGGGAATGCGATCCTGTCTTTGGCAAGGACATCGGCTTCTATCTTTTCTCACTGCCCGTCTACGTGGCGCTCAAGAATTGGCTGCTGCAAGTGCTTTTTGGCAGCGCAGTCGTTGCGGGAGCCGTCTATGGGCTGCGTGGCGACCTGGCGACCGGGAAGCCGCCGCACGTTCTCTCACGAGCCGCCGCCACGCATGGTTCTGCACTGCTCGGGCTGTTCTTCCTGGTTAAGGCCGGGTCCTACTGGCTCGACCGTTTTCTGCTGCTCTACGGCGACAACGGTGTCGTGGTCGGTGCCAGCTATACCGACGTCCACGTCGAGTTGCCGGTATTGTGGCTGCTCATCGGTCTTGCCATCGGCGCATCCGTCGTTTCGTGGGCCAACATGCGCTGGCGGAGCTATCGTATTCCCGCTGTCACAGTGCTACTGGTGTTCGGCAGTTCGGTTGTGTTCGCCGTCATCTACCCGGCGATGTTCCAGCGGTTCTATGTCAAGCCGAGCGAGCTGAGGCTGGAGACGCCTTACATCGAACACAATATCGCGCTGACCCGAAAGGCCTATGGCCTCGCGCAAATTGCGGTCAGGCCATTCGCTGCCCAGCAGGGACTGAATCTGGCCTCGCTGCAGTCCAATCGCGCGACCATCGAAAACATTCGCCTATGGGATCTGCAGCCGTTGATGGATACCTATGCACAGTTGCAGGAAATCAGGACCTACTACCGATTTCTCTCCGTGGATATCGACCGCTACTGGCTCGACGCCGGTTACAGGCAGGTGATGCTCTCTGCGCGCGAACTCGACACGGCAATGCTTCCGGCTAATGCGCAGACCTGGGTGAACCTGCACCTCCTGTTCACGCACGGCAATGGTGTCGTCATGTCGCCCGTCACCGAGAAATCCGCGGAGGGTTTGCCGTCGCTCTACCTGCAGGACATTCCACCTGTCTCCAACGGCGGCCCGGCCATTCGCGAGCCGCGCCTCTATTTCGGTCAAGGCGTTCAAGGCTACGTCATCGTAATGGGCAGCGTACCGGAATTCGACTACCCTCAAGGAAAGGAAAACGTCTACGCGGCTTATAGCGGGCGCGACGGAATCGGCATCGGCAGTACCGCACGACGCATCCTCTTCGCGTGGCAACTCGGTGACCCCAACATTCTGCTAACCAGCTATATCACGGACAAAAGCCGGATCTTGCTTCACCGTAATATCGAGGAACGGGTCCGAACGGTCGCGCCGTTCCTCGAGTTCGATCACGACCCGTATCTTGTCGTGAGCGGCGGCCGCCTGTTCTGGATACTGGATGCCTATACCACGAGCCGCTGGTTCCCGTACTCCCAGCCTGCCACTGGTGACGGCACGAACTACATCCGGAATGCGGTAAAGGTAGTAGTGGATGCGTATAACGGCACGGTCGAGTTCTTTGTCAGTGATCCTGTCGATCCAATCTTACGGACTTACCAGCGCATTTTCCCAGGCCTGTTCAGGCCTCTCGATGCAATGCCACAAGACCTGCGTCAGCATATCCGCTATCCCGAAGATCTCTTTCTGATCCAGGCGCAACTCTATCGCACCTACCATATGGAGGCGCCGGAAGTCTTCTACAACCGCGAGGACCTCTGGCAGTTCCCACGGGAACTCGCCGGCATCGATGCCGGCAACACGCCCGGCGCGCAAATGACGCCGTACTACATGATCATGCGATTGCCCGGCGAGCAGCGCGCCGAGTTCGTGCTCCTGCTGCCGATGGTGCCCAGTCAGCGTGAAAACATGATTGCGTGGCTCGCGGCACGTTGCGATCCGTCCGAGTACGGCAAGCTCATCGTCTACACGTTCCCGAAGGACAAGCTGGTCTACGGACCATTCCAGATCGAGGCGCGCATCCAGCAAAATACCGAGATCTCACAACAGATTTCACTATGGAACCAGATGGGCTCGCGTGTCATCCGCGGCCATCTCGTGGTGGTGCCGATCGAGAATTCGATTCTCTACGTTTCGCCGCTCTACCTGCGCGCAGCGTCCGGGCAGTTGCCGGAGTTGAAGCGGGTTATCGCCGCGTATGGTGAGCGTGTCGTGATGCAGGAGACCCTGGCGCAAGCCCTTGCAGCCCTCTTCGAGGAAACGTCCCCTGCCATATCGAAGTCGTCAGGCACAGCTGACGCGCGTGCCCGCGAGGCGCTCGCGCACTATAACCGCGCGCTCGAACGGCTAAAAGCAGGAGACTGGAGCGGCTTCGGCCTGGAACTCGATGCTCTTCGGCCACTTCTAGAATCGCTGGACAACGGGCGTCCGCAGAATAAAAAGTGA